The genomic stretch CATTCGTTCCAGGTGACGATTGTCTTCAGTGCACTGACGGCGCTGGTATCGATGGCTGTCGCGCTGTTGCTCGCAACGGCTGCCGACAAGGTTGTCCGCGGCCAGACATTTTACCGCACCCTGTTGATCTGGCCCTATGCCGTCGCGCCCGCCGTTGCCGGCATGCTGTGGCTCTTCATGTTCAATCCGGCGATGGGGACGCTCGCCTATCTCCTGCGTTCTACAGGCTTCGACTGGGACCCCCTTCTGAAGGGCGACCAGGCCATGGCGCTCATTGTCTTCGCCGCCGCCTGGAAGCAGATCAGCTACAACTTCCTCTTCTTCGTCGCCGGTCTCCAGGCGATCCCGAAGTCGCTCATCGAGGCCGCAGCGATCGATGGCGCCCGCGGCAGCCGCCGCTTCTGGACGATCATCTTCCCGCTCCTTGCACCGACGACCTTCTTCCTGCTTGTCGTCAACACCGTCTACGCCTTCTTCGACACGTTCGGCATCATTCATGCCGTCACCGGCGGTGGCCCGGCAAAGGCGACAGAAACGCTGGTCTACAAGGTTTACAATGATGGCTTCGTCAACCTGAACCTCGGCTCATCGGCCGCCCAGTCCGTCATCCTGATGATCATCGTCATTGGCCTTACGGCCTTCCAGTTCCGCTTCGTCGAGAAGCGGGTGCATTACGGCTGAGGACCGGACATGATTGAAAAACGCCCCATCGCCAATCTGATTGGCCACCTGATCCTCGTCATCGGCATCATCATCGTTGCCTTTCCGATCTACTACACTTTCATCGCCTCATCGATGAGTTCGCAGGACATCATTCGCCCGCCCATGTCCTTGCTTCCAGGCGATCAACTCGTCGAGAACTATACAGAAGCCATGTCCGGGGGCGTTGAGCGTGTCGTCGGCGTCAGCCTTGAGCGGCTGCTGTTCAATTCCTTCGTGGTCGCGATCGCGATCGCCGTCGGCAAGATCATCATCTCGTTCCTGTCGGCCTTCGCGATCGTCTTCTTCCGCTTCCGTTTCCGGATGTTCTTCTTCTGGATGATCTTCATCACCCTGATGCTGCCGGTCGAGGTGCGCATTCTGCCCACCTACAAGGTGATTGTGGATCTCGGGCTGATCGACACCTATGCGGGGCTGACACTTCCCTTGATGGCGTCGGCGACGGCCACCTTTCTGTTCCGACAGTTCTTCCTGACGATCCCGGGCGAGCTGGTGGAAGCCGCGCGAATCGACAATGCCGGCCCCTTCCGCTTCATGAAGGATATCCTGCTGCCGCTGTCGAGCACCAACATCGCAGCGCTCTTCGTGATCCTCTTCATCTACGGGTGGACCCAGTATCTCTGGCCGCTTCTGGTCACGAACGACGCCAAGATGAACACGATCATCATCGGCCTGCGCCGCATGGTCGATTTCACCGACGCCTCCACGCCCTGGAATTACGTCATGGTCACGGCGATCCTCGCCATCATCCCTCCCATCATCGTTGTCGTTCTGATGCAGCGATGGTTCGTCAAAGGTCTTGTGGAGACAGAAAAGTAATGGCCCAGATTGTTTTGAACGATGTCCGCAAGATGTATGGCAATGTCGAAGCCATCAAAGGCGTGTCTCTGGAAATCGCCGATGGCGAGCTTGTGGTTCTCGTTGGCCCGTCAGGCTGTGGCAAGTCCACGCTGTTGCGCATGATTGCCGGTCTAGAGAGCATTTCAGGCGGTGAGATCACAATCGGCGAAAGGGTGGTGAACCAGCTGGAACCGTCCGAACGAGACATCGCCATGGTGTTCCAGAACTACGCGCTCTACCCGCATATGACCGTGCGCCAGAACCTCGCCTACGGTCTGAAGAACCGCAACACGCCGAAGGACGAGATCGACCGCCGCATCGAACGAGCCGCCAAGGCACTGGAGATCGAGCAGTTCCTGGAACGCAAGCCCCGCCAGCTCTCTGGCGGCCAGCGTCAGCGTGTCGCCATGGGCCGCGCGATCGTCCGAGAGCCCGCCGCCTATCTGTTCGACGAACCTCTGTCGAACCTTGATGCCAAGCTGCGCGTGCAGATGCGTGTCGAGATCAAGCGGCTGCAACGCTCGCTCGCCACGACCAGCGTCTATGTCACCCACGACCAGATGGAAGCCATGACGCTTGCCGACAGGCTCGTGGTGCTGAATGCCGGGCGTATCGAACAGGTCGGCACGCCGATTGAGCTTTACGAGCGCCCCGCGACGACCTTTGTCGCGACCTTTATCGGCTCGCCGTCGATGAATCTGCTCAAAATGGCGAAAGCGACCGATAGCTGGTCGATGAAATCGGATGCAATAGTTCCATCAGAAACTGCCACCCTCGGCATCCGCCCGGAAGACTTGCATGTGATCGAAGGCGACAGCGGCGAAGAGACTTTCATCGCCTCTGTGAAGGTCGCGGCGGTCGAGCTCGTTGGAGCCGAAAGCTATGTGCATGGCACGCTGACCGATGGCA from Peteryoungia desertarenae encodes the following:
- the ugpA gene encoding sn-glycerol-3-phosphate ABC transporter permease UgpA — its product is MHTVHFPNKILPYLLLAPQIILTLVFFFWPASQAIYQSMLREDPFGLKSTFVGFANFSAILSDPNYLHSFQVTIVFSALTALVSMAVALLLATAADKVVRGQTFYRTLLIWPYAVAPAVAGMLWLFMFNPAMGTLAYLLRSTGFDWDPLLKGDQAMALIVFAAAWKQISYNFLFFVAGLQAIPKSLIEAAAIDGARGSRRFWTIIFPLLAPTTFFLLVVNTVYAFFDTFGIIHAVTGGGPAKATETLVYKVYNDGFVNLNLGSSAAQSVILMIIVIGLTAFQFRFVEKRVHYG
- the ugpE gene encoding sn-glycerol-3-phosphate ABC transporter permease UgpE; this translates as MIEKRPIANLIGHLILVIGIIIVAFPIYYTFIASSMSSQDIIRPPMSLLPGDQLVENYTEAMSGGVERVVGVSLERLLFNSFVVAIAIAVGKIIISFLSAFAIVFFRFRFRMFFFWMIFITLMLPVEVRILPTYKVIVDLGLIDTYAGLTLPLMASATATFLFRQFFLTIPGELVEAARIDNAGPFRFMKDILLPLSSTNIAALFVILFIYGWTQYLWPLLVTNDAKMNTIIIGLRRMVDFTDASTPWNYVMVTAILAIIPPIIVVVLMQRWFVKGLVETEK
- a CDS encoding sn-glycerol-3-phosphate import ATP-binding protein UgpC, with product MAQIVLNDVRKMYGNVEAIKGVSLEIADGELVVLVGPSGCGKSTLLRMIAGLESISGGEITIGERVVNQLEPSERDIAMVFQNYALYPHMTVRQNLAYGLKNRNTPKDEIDRRIERAAKALEIEQFLERKPRQLSGGQRQRVAMGRAIVREPAAYLFDEPLSNLDAKLRVQMRVEIKRLQRSLATTSVYVTHDQMEAMTLADRLVVLNAGRIEQVGTPIELYERPATTFVATFIGSPSMNLLKMAKATDSWSMKSDAIVPSETATLGIRPEDLHVIEGDSGEETFIASVKVAAVELVGAESYVHGTLTDGSDIVFRVAGRSRIEMDDIVNIGAKATGLHFFDASGARLD